In Campylobacter mucosalis, a single window of DNA contains:
- a CDS encoding autotransporter outer membrane beta-barrel domain-containing protein: MKFSKIACVALLSASISTVALAQPNQNVANLIKNKESELVRTAAYNKILKAVNELGGIYSDLKTWTGEKGKTDTDINTKIYNALKVIKDEKSKITENGDITLTGKDASTLKITSTGNIKLQIQQGADNTAVNNGGGAEITIALDEFKNSGNIHDKINAMFAENNKDVWESFVEQFKEKHNEKKEEREGAIDASVENIIKDYKKIDEKDEKYTAFVENKDFILNNIQNNIKKEQANVTEKQKELNKAIADAPKDKLTLNGTDKGAIKKQETDIKALANKLTTAKGKNTNSDGDIKAKADALIAAIDAGVKLQTKANNGRALTKEDINGIKNGTAKKDDFDNGGAQNLSDNTEKAKVLDALIGNDNNNGAQKAVEAAKIEIEKVTRAVIGVTTAEADLASVNKLMASANKVIAEVTSSSDIAGDKLGALNKAITEKKPDQIAKAQQELKNAANARATGVTKVANLEEKQGEVLGSFTDTVLANDTVKSIVTSYNAKELADTAKALNTSIEQSQRSQNKGTSTDIIMFNTGLATNTRLAKLSNPFNADLALAQAINELEGETFADAGDSLSSVIKEYTNRFNHDNNLWGNIFGGKGKIKDSANPSIWGVTLGYDKAFDNTIVGGFINYAKVQSKDSQVRSESDNYSFGVYSRSYFDQSEIDAKIGYGFGRNELSRHAMDSKIGTSTGKYDSKFFDVDVEYGYVFGLGNAMFIKPIAGLSYTHIKHDGFTEDGNVPAIFGNTTLKTLKAKLGSEFRVYTDNAGYFYITPGVERELSKSANDLSVKFVGSSKDVVFDADKKKNTYITLKTGAEFKITNNLSTNINFGAKAKAKEQYYNGTLGVSYKF, translated from the coding sequence ATGAAATTTTCAAAGATTGCATGTGTTGCACTTTTAAGTGCTAGTATATCTACGGTTGCGTTGGCTCAACCAAATCAAAATGTGGCAAATCTAATTAAGAACAAAGAGAGTGAATTAGTTAGAACAGCTGCTTATAATAAAATTCTTAAAGCCGTAAATGAGTTAGGTGGCATTTATAGTGATTTAAAAACTTGGACTGGAGAGAAGGGTAAGACTGACACTGATATAAATACAAAAATTTATAATGCCCTTAAAGTGATAAAAGATGAAAAAAGCAAAATTACAGAAAATGGCGATATTACACTAACAGGTAAAGATGCTTCAACATTAAAAATAACTTCAACAGGAAATATAAAATTACAAATACAACAAGGTGCTGATAACACAGCAGTTAACAATGGCGGTGGTGCAGAAATAACTATAGCTCTTGATGAGTTTAAAAATAGCGGCAACATTCATGATAAGATAAATGCTATGTTTGCAGAAAATAACAAAGATGTTTGGGAATCGTTTGTAGAACAATTTAAAGAAAAGCACAATGAAAAAAAAGAGGAAAGAGAGGGTGCAATAGATGCTAGTGTAGAAAACATTATAAAAGACTATAAGAAAATAGACGAAAAAGATGAAAAATACACAGCATTTGTCGAAAATAAAGATTTCATACTAAACAACATCCAAAATAACATAAAAAAAGAACAAGCTAATGTCACAGAAAAACAAAAAGAGCTAAATAAAGCAATAGCAGATGCGCCAAAAGACAAATTAACACTTAATGGCACAGACAAGGGGGCAATTAAAAAACAAGAAACTGATATAAAAGCACTTGCAAATAAATTAACCACAGCAAAAGGTAAAAACACTAATAGTGATGGTGATATTAAAGCAAAAGCCGACGCATTAATAGCTGCCATAGATGCAGGTGTAAAGCTACAAACTAAAGCAAACAATGGTAGAGCACTAACCAAAGAGGACATTAATGGAATAAAGAATGGCACTGCAAAGAAAGATGATTTTGACAATGGTGGTGCACAGAATTTATCAGATAATACGGAAAAAGCTAAAGTCCTAGATGCCCTTATAGGCAATGATAATAATAACGGCGCCCAAAAGGCAGTAGAAGCTGCAAAAATAGAAATAGAAAAAGTGACAAGAGCAGTAATAGGCGTAACAACGGCAGAGGCTGATCTTGCCTCAGTAAATAAACTTATGGCTAGCGCAAACAAAGTTATTGCAGAAGTCACTAGCAGTTCAGATATTGCAGGAGATAAACTAGGAGCTCTCAATAAAGCCATAACAGAGAAGAAACCTGACCAAATCGCAAAAGCCCAACAAGAACTAAAAAACGCAGCTAATGCTCGTGCAACAGGTGTAACAAAGGTTGCAAACCTAGAAGAGAAACAAGGTGAAGTATTAGGATCATTTACTGATACTGTCTTAGCAAATGATACTGTAAAATCTATAGTAACCTCATATAATGCAAAAGAACTTGCTGATACTGCAAAAGCACTAAACACATCAATAGAGCAAAGCCAACGATCACAGAACAAAGGTACATCTACTGATATCATAATGTTTAATACAGGACTTGCTACAAACACTCGCTTAGCAAAACTATCAAACCCATTTAATGCAGACCTAGCACTAGCACAAGCTATTAATGAGCTAGAAGGAGAAACATTTGCTGATGCTGGTGATAGTCTATCAAGTGTAATAAAAGAGTATACAAATAGATTTAACCATGATAATAACCTATGGGGTAATATCTTTGGTGGTAAAGGTAAAATAAAAGACTCTGCTAATCCAAGCATTTGGGGTGTAACACTAGGTTATGATAAAGCATTTGATAACACTATAGTTGGTGGATTTATCAACTATGCAAAAGTACAATCAAAAGATTCACAAGTAAGAAGTGAATCTGATAACTATAGCTTTGGTGTATATTCAAGAAGCTACTTTGATCAAAGCGAGATAGATGCTAAGATTGGATATGGATTTGGAAGAAATGAACTAAGCAGACATGCAATGGATTCTAAGATAGGTACTTCAACAGGAAAGTATGATAGTAAATTCTTTGATGTAGATGTTGAGTATGGTTATGTATTTGGTTTAGGTAATGCTATGTTTATTAAACCTATAGCAGGTCTATCATATACTCATATTAAACATGATGGCTTTACAGAAGATGGTAATGTTCCTGCTATATTTGGTAATACAACTCTAAAGACACTAAAAGCAAAACTTGGTAGTGAGTTTAGAGTATATACTGATAATGCAGGCTACTTTTATATAACTCCTGGTGTAGAAAGAGAACTTAGTAAGAGTGCAAATGACCTTAGTGTAAAATTTGTAGGTTCTAGTAAAGATGTAGTGTTTGATGCTGATAAGAAAAAGAATACATACATTACTCTTAAGACTGGTGCTGAGTTTAAGATTACAAACAATCTAAGCACAAACATTAACTTTGGTGCAAAAGCTAAAGCAAAAGAGCAATACTATAATGGAACACTTGGAGTTTCTTATAAATTCTAA
- a CDS encoding autotransporter outer membrane beta-barrel domain-containing protein, with product MKFSKIACVALLSASISTVALATKLDDVQNAKADEATRTAGYKEIMKVINELKTIGYENLAKWNGAQAVNGGDQLKAEVNSKIYAAFGRIETLKDKIAPGSDKLEIKGSTGSKLVIGSDKSIKITIADDGNTAVQETTLTLTDFEGINKEKIKQIFAENNRDVWKAFIEDFTKQHNIEQEKRKGNINIAALELAKDLISDRPESVPSVENEYTAYIENRDVMLNGVRADIATREKAVIDAQGKVNEEIKKVDNKKLTLLSKDNAGITKQSKIINEELTKQLTAAKNKGATLDDIAEKVTALKVAIRTGVKLQTKTVGGRELTEKDIDTIAAGGANLSINDFDNGGAQDFTGGDNIKKVLDALIGDAANNAETGAFKATKEAQAEITKVTNKINDVNTANGELEKSNKLMTKIGKVIAETTSDVGIANAKSKALNEAIKQKKPDQIAKAQQELKNAANARATGVTKVANLEEKQGEVLGSFTDTVLANDTVKSIVTSYNAKELADTAKALNTSIEQSQRSQNKGTSTDIIMFNTGLATNTRLAKLSNPFNADLALAQAINELEGETFADAGDSLSSVIKEYTNRFNHDNNLWGNIFGGKGKIKDSANPSIWGVTLGYDKAFDNTIVGGFINYAKVQSKDSQVRSESDNYSFGVYSRSYFDQSEIDAKIGYGFGRNELSRHAMDSKIGTSTGKYDSKFFDVDVEYGYVFGLGNAMFIKPIAGLSYTHIKHDGFTEDGNVPAIFGNTTLKTLKAKLGSEFRVYTDNAGYFYITPGVERELSKSANDLSVKFVGSSKDVVFDADKKKNTYITLKTGAEFKITNNLSTNINFGAKAKAKEQYYNGTLGVSYKF from the coding sequence ATGAAATTTTCAAAGATTGCGTGTGTTGCACTTTTAAGTGCTAGTATATCTACGGTTGCGTTGGCTACCAAGTTAGACGATGTGCAAAACGCCAAAGCAGATGAAGCAACTAGAACAGCTGGTTACAAAGAGATCATGAAAGTTATAAATGAGCTAAAAACTATAGGTTATGAAAACTTAGCTAAATGGAATGGAGCTCAAGCAGTCAATGGTGGAGATCAATTAAAAGCAGAAGTGAATAGTAAAATTTATGCAGCTTTTGGAAGAATAGAAACATTAAAAGATAAAATAGCACCAGGATCTGACAAGTTGGAAATAAAGGGTAGTACAGGCTCAAAATTAGTAATAGGAAGCGATAAATCCATAAAAATAACCATAGCTGATGATGGCAATACGGCAGTTCAAGAAACAACTCTGACGCTTACGGACTTTGAAGGTATTAATAAAGAAAAAATAAAACAGATATTTGCCGAAAATAACAGAGATGTTTGGAAAGCATTTATAGAAGATTTTACAAAACAGCACAACATTGAACAAGAAAAAAGAAAAGGAAATATAAATATAGCAGCACTAGAACTTGCCAAGGATCTTATCAGTGATCGACCAGAATCAGTACCTAGTGTTGAAAATGAATATACAGCATACATTGAAAACAGAGATGTTATGCTAAATGGTGTCCGAGCAGATATAGCCACGAGAGAAAAAGCTGTTATAGATGCTCAAGGCAAAGTAAATGAAGAAATAAAAAAAGTAGATAATAAAAAATTAACTCTATTAAGCAAAGATAATGCTGGAATAACTAAACAATCAAAGATTATTAATGAAGAACTTACAAAACAGCTAACCGCAGCAAAAAATAAAGGTGCTACACTAGACGATATTGCAGAAAAAGTAACCGCACTAAAAGTAGCTATAAGAACGGGTGTAAAGCTACAAACTAAAACCGTAGGTGGCAGAGAGTTAACAGAAAAAGACATTGACACTATTGCTGCTGGGGGTGCAAATTTAAGTATAAATGATTTTGATAATGGAGGTGCGCAAGATTTCACAGGAGGTGATAATATCAAAAAAGTCCTAGATGCACTTATAGGAGATGCTGCCAATAATGCTGAAACTGGCGCATTTAAAGCGACAAAGGAAGCACAAGCAGAGATAACTAAAGTAACAAATAAAATCAACGACGTAAACACAGCAAATGGCGAACTTGAAAAATCTAACAAACTTATGACTAAAATAGGCAAAGTCATTGCAGAAACAACCAGCGACGTAGGTATCGCAAATGCTAAGTCAAAGGCTCTAAATGAAGCAATAAAGCAGAAGAAACCTGACCAAATCGCAAAAGCCCAACAAGAACTAAAAAACGCAGCTAATGCTCGTGCAACAGGTGTAACAAAGGTTGCAAACCTAGAAGAGAAACAAGGTGAAGTATTAGGATCATTTACTGATACTGTCTTAGCAAATGATACTGTAAAATCTATAGTAACCTCATATAATGCAAAAGAACTTGCTGATACTGCAAAAGCACTAAACACATCAATAGAGCAAAGCCAACGATCACAGAACAAAGGTACATCTACTGATATCATAATGTTTAATACAGGACTTGCTACAAACACTCGCTTAGCAAAACTATCAAACCCATTTAATGCAGACCTAGCACTAGCACAAGCTATTAATGAGCTAGAAGGAGAAACATTTGCTGATGCTGGTGATAGTCTATCAAGTGTAATAAAAGAGTATACAAATAGATTTAACCATGATAATAACCTATGGGGTAATATCTTTGGTGGTAAAGGTAAAATAAAAGACTCTGCTAATCCAAGCATTTGGGGTGTAACACTAGGTTATGATAAAGCATTTGATAACACTATAGTTGGTGGATTTATCAACTATGCAAAAGTACAATCAAAAGATTCACAAGTAAGAAGTGAATCTGATAACTATAGCTTTGGTGTATATTCAAGAAGCTACTTTGATCAAAGCGAGATAGATGCTAAGATTGGATATGGATTTGGAAGAAATGAACTAAGCAGACATGCAATGGATTCTAAGATAGGTACTTCAACAGGAAAGTATGATAGTAAATTCTTTGATGTAGATGTTGAGTATGGTTATGTATTTGGTTTAGGTAATGCTATGTTTATTAAACCTATAGCAGGTCTATCATATACTCATATTAAACATGATGGCTTTACAGAAGATGGTAATGTTCCTGCTATATTTGGTAATACAACTCTAAAGACACTAAAAGCAAAACTTGGTAGTGAGTTTAGAGTATATACTGATAATGCAGGCTACTTTTATATAACTCCTGGTGTAGAAAGAGAACTTAGTAAGAGTGCAAATGACCTTAGTGTAAAATTTGTAGGTTCTAGTAAAGATGTAGTGTTTGATGCTGATAAGAAAAAGAATACATACATTACTCTTAAGACTGGTGCTGAGTTTAAGATTACAAACAATCTAAGCACAAACATTAACTTTGGTGCAAAAGCTAAAGCAAAAGAGCAATACTATAATGGAACACTTGGAGTTTCTTATAAATTCTAA